Part of the Leishmania infantum JPCM5 genome chromosome 34 genome, CTCCCGCAACGCTGCAGACTGGGACAGGGCGTCCTCTGTCACCTCGCGTACCTTCATCTCCACCGGCGGGTAAAAGATATCGGTGGCCTCGTGGATTTTGTCGGCCAGCGTCGGGAACGTGTCGATGCACACCTGACGCGAGAACTTGGAGTTGCAGACGATGTTCGTTGCAAACTTCATGGAAGAGGCCTCCACCTGGTCGAAGAAGCCGCGATAGGTCTCGTGCCACGGAGCCAAACCAGAGCCGGCGCTTTTGAAGGTCCTGTCTGGGTTGCGGTTCGGGTCACAGAGCTGGTCAGGGAAGTGGCTGTAGAAGAGTATCGGTGTTCTGCCGGCGAAAAAGTGAAGGaccggcatcgccgccgccacctggtCTACAACGAAGCAGTCTGTGTTCGGAAAGCTCCAGCATGtcgcgaaggcggcgaagcCCATGCGAATCGTGGCGCACAGCACCCTGGCGCGGCCGAAGATACTGGCGGGCAGCGCGCTGCCCCGCACCACAATGCGCACCGTACCATCCGTCGTCTCCTCGAAGGCTCGACTGCGGTCGTGGTGATTCGTGACGATGATCAACTCGACGAGGCGGATCGATTGGCGTTTCTGGAGTCCAACAGCGGCATCGATGATCAGCCGCTCCGCGCCACCGATGCCGAGGTCCGGGTGGAGGAAGGCGACGCGCAACGGCTCCTTGGACAGCAGGTCAGCTGACGCATCGGTCTCAGGCGCGCGGtcctcaccctccctctcctccaccgcacCGTTCCCCAAAGGCCCGTACAGTTTTTCGTAAGCGTCGACGACCCTCTTCCGCCTCTGCACGTACATCTCCGTCGTCCGGATGCGCACAAACATAATGAGGTAGTTCACCACACACGCCGCCCCGAAGGCGTAGAGGAAACCGAGCAGCATGAGCTCCATTTTTGTCTGTTCTGCTCACTCGCGATGAGCTTATCtgttcctcttttttcttgaGGTTgagaaagacgaagaagaggagtCAAAGGACGAGAAGAGCATGCAAAGAAGAGCAAAGCAGCACTTTAATACATGCATAGGTCGGATGCGACTGGGACATGGAGGGGAGAGACGGACGTGGTGTGTAGGGGTGAGGGGCGTGTAGAGgtgagcaggcgcagcgtgcGATCCGGCCGATGTAGGGCCGATCTTGTCGCTGAGACAACGCAGACACAaaaatacaaaaaaaaatagaagGCAGAATAATAGAGatagcggcagcagcggcagggaaCAAGGTCACGCGGGCGGACGAAAGAGAGATAGTTAGATGTATGTACGTATATGTACACACAAGCAAAGCGAGCACTTGCTCCGCACGATAGCGTTACCCGGAACGCGTGAATGCGCTCTGGTCAAAGGGGGCGGACGTCTATGATTGAAAAGGCGTCAAGGGGACGGCAAAGGGAGTGTAgacgcgggggggggaggggcacagggagagagaaagaaacagGACGCGGGAGGGGAAAAGGGCGCCAACCGTTACGAGACCGCCCAACTGCCAGTTGCCGAAAAGACACCCGGCGCAGAGGggcaggaaaaaaaaaggagagaaagaggtaCAGAAGGGGAGGATGTACGAGAGAAAACAGTGATGGCGTATGCAGCGATCACCCGatgaggtggagggggggcgaGGAGAGCGTTACATCTGCGGCAAGCCAAGAGCACATGGTTGTGTCGCGGTGCCGTAGGAGTACGCCGCCTCGTAACTTACTCCGCCTCCAGTGAGTGGCAGCTCTGAATAGCATTGTCATGCGCTCCAGTACGCTCAAAGAAACGCTGGcgttcgttttttttttggttttcCGCAGAGGCTGACGTTCCGTCTAGTAAAATGTGTGCGTCGCTTCCCCGATGCGCATTCGCCCAACATGATGTCCTTGAAACTAGATGTGCGCTGCCTACCGTGCtgagcagcgcacacaccgccAACGCGAGTTTGCACAACGACACACCCACGCGTGCTGCCCTTCTCGGCCGTCGAGCATACCGGCAAGCCGTGCACTCTCTTCAGCTGCGGTATGCACTTTGTTTTTCCTTCGCTCTCCGATCTACACGAGCCACCGCCGACACTCACCTCACAGCCCATCACGACTGTCTCCTGCCTGTCCCGACATATTCACTCTTGCTGCTGAGCGCGCGCataagagaaagaggggggggacAAGATCGAGGCAATAGTGAATATACAGCGGCCGATAAGACGGCAGGGCATCCCCTTCAGGAAAACAGGCTCGGAGGGGtgaggagggaagaaggaagaACCACAGACGATTCCGTGAGATACACCGGTACACGCTAGGGCGAAACTACAacacaacagcaaaaaaacaagaaaatAGATGAGACTCACATCAAGAACAAAAAGCCTGcccacaggcacacacacacgcacacacgcgcaaacTCACGTACATAGAAGCGAAAAAGTAATAATAATAAGAGAGTAGGGACTCTCGACATCtgtccctcttcccctctctctcaacgagcagcacacacacacaagcacacagagCAACGGCATCATGGGAGAGAGGCCCAGACATCCAgcacacaaaagaaaaagaaaacgaaacaTCCACGCTCACACCTCGCCGGCTCGCACAGAAACAGAGGCACAAACACCTGctcgcacatgcacgcattcacatacacatgcacacacagaggggcAAGCGCTAACATGCCCAAGTGCCTCAAGCAGACGCAGGGCACATCACGAgaaagaaacagaaaaaaaaagagggggagtGCGAACATACTTGCGGGCGAGTGGAagcgagaaggaaaaaaaaaggtggagGGGGCACCGTCGAAAAGCAAGCGAAAATACAAACCATAGGAAAAACACGACAAAGGCGAGCGAAACGGGACAAAACAAAAGGGGCAGTCTTCTCTAATCacagaaaaaggaaagaagagggCATGGAGACATGAAACTCACAAAGATTGAAGGCAAGCCAACACGAAACAAAATAAAAAAATcgtggggggagggtggcggAGAAGCCGCCAGCAAGCGGCATGTCAGTTTTGCTTGTGAATGCGCAAGCGGCGTCTCGAGCCTGCGCGACGACCCACGGAAACTGCACCAAGCGAGCCAATCAACCGAGGAATCCAGCCACCCCCACGCGCGCTACCCTAGTCTAACATACGGCGTGCATGTAAAGACGGCCAACATAAAGAACAAGATGAGGCTCATAGCCCCATACATTAGGCAGCATAGAAAGGCAAAACGAAGCGCAAACATcgccagagagagagagaccaaAAATatcacggaggaggaggaaggaggggaggtggagaaTGGACAAGAGGCGGACGCAGTAGGTGGGCCATGCAATCAACAAGAGCGCAgtgcgaaaacaaaaaaaaagaagaaacggaAGAGCAGAAACGAATCAGCCATAGCGAACGAGTGCGAGACGCTCTGTTCGTTTTTCTTACCCCACCATGAGCAGAGGGTGTCCGAAGAGGTGAAAGAAGGCcggtggcagaggcgctACTGCGCCTTTCCGTCCCCGCATACGGACGACTCCGTGCGTGACACTACCAAAAGCCgttgccgccggcgcggtgaCGACCGCGGTAGTAGTCGTttgcgctgccaccgctgtaTGTGGAGGAGAAATTGAACCCGCCAGCACGCGTGAAGCGCTCGCGATCCTGCTTCGCGTCGTACTCGCGCCTCTTCACGGCATCCACCAAGGTGGCGTACGCTTCACTGATAATTTTGAATTTGTGCTCGGCCCGCTCGCGCTCGACCTCATCCAGGCCAATGCACTTGTCCGggtgccaccgcagcgagAGCTCGCGGTACTTGAGCTTGATCTCTCGCTCTGTCGCGGTGCGAGAGACACCTAATTGAAAGTAAAAgtccctctccttctccgcctccttggcCAGGTTCTGCTCTGCCGCTCTCAGCTCCCGGGCCAGCTCGCGGTCGGTGCCGTCGTACTCGATCGCCTTCTTGAAGTCCCGCACGGCGGCAAAGTGGTCGCCGAGGTGTTcgtggcagcgcgcgcggcgcgcgtaCGCCTTGTAGAACTCCTTGTCGATCTGCAGCGTCTTGGTGCAGTCCTCGACGCCCTCCCGGTAGCGGCCCAACTCCTTAtacgcggcggcgcggttGCAGTagagcacgcgcagcacctgaTCGTTGTCAGCGGCGGCCTGAATAGCGACCGTGTAGTACTCGGCCGCCGGGCCGTAGTTCTTCTTGTTGAAGTTTGAGTTGCCCTTCTGCTTACCGTCGTCAACGGCATCAATCTTCTTCAGAAGCTCGTTGCAGGCGTcgtccagctgcgccgcgtccacGATGCACTTCCGCGCCCGCTCAAAGTACTCGAAGCCGGAGAGGTAGAGGCACTCGCTCATGATGCGGCACGCAGCCGGGGTGCGCGTGGAGTACGagagcgcctccagcacctccacggCGCGCATGTAGTGGCGCTGCTCCCGCAGCGACTCGGCACTTCGAACTCGAAACGGCACGGTATCGCTGAACTGAGCAACCAACATCCGGTACTGCTCATCGCCTTCCGGAGTGCCGAAGCAACGCTCGGCGTGGCGGTACGCCTCGAGGCCGCTCTTGTACCGGGCAAGCTCCGCCTCCATGTCGCTGGTCAAGCGATCCTTCGGCGTGCTTTCCATGATCTCCACGGCACGCTTCAGATTTCCCATCGTGCAGGCAGAGCGAGCGGCGCGCGACAGCATCTTCACGCTGCCCGGGTCCAGGCGCACTACCTCGAGGCAGTCCTCAATGCACTCGTTGTACCGTTGCGCCATATAGTGGGCAGCACTACGGTTGCCGTAGAGGAACTTGACGTTCGACTGATGATCCATCGGCTGCAGCTTGATTGCCTTGGTATACAGCTCCAACGCAGCGACGTACTCCGCGTTCTCATACTTGCGGTCCGCCTCCAGCTTGTACTGTCGGCTCGAGACGCCGTTAGGCTTcccggcagctgccgccggtgcggctCGCGCTGCGATGGCAACGCTTCTGCGCGTCGTGATCTCCGCGCGGCTAGAGGCTTCCGCGCTACCGATCTGGTGGCGCTCGGCCATCTCGGCATCCGTCAGCTCCGCTAAGACCGCTTGCATCGCCGCTGTGGAggtggcagcagccggaGCCGGCGAGCCGGGCGAAGCGAcagccgccgtctcctcttTTACCGTCGGCTCTGTGCCGTTGGGCTGCGTGGCGCTCACTGGAAACGGTCGCTTCGCGCGCAGAATGCGGCGATCGCCCACAAAGTCGTCGTTTGGCTCAGGCAgtcccgctgccgccttcagcgctcgcagcacctctcgcagcggccgcggcaacTCTGTGATGTGGGTACCTGGCAAGGCCAGAGCGCAACGCCGGCACGCTACCGACGCATGCGCCCCGATGAGCACAACATCTACCACCACCTTGGCGCACAAAGCACACCTGAGGTGTCGCTCGGAGAGGTTCTTGGCAAACTCCATCACCCCTGGACGCTCATCGTTGGCCGTGGCGCCGCTTGCGTTAGCCGAGCTGCGCAAtgcgtggccgctgctgacCCCGCTTCCATTGCTGACGTTCGGCGCCAAGGTGGATGTAGGGCTcgtctgctgctgtgacagtcctgtcgcggcggcaccggcgccggtcGGGCGGCGACTGAAAACGGTGAAGCCGTTCTCGTCCTTCGGGTCCGTGAATCGAGCTGTGGCGCCGTTGACACCGCGATGGGCAGAAGTTCCACCTTGTAGCTTGTCTGTCGCGCCAGCTCGGACGCCGCTGATCTTGTTGACGTTGAGGTTGTTTGGCCAGGCCAGGCCGctcgcgctggcggtggccgtgTTCAGCGACAGCTCTGGCGAGCGGTTCCCCGCATCGGTGCCGACGTCGCGCGGGTCAACGGTGGGCTCTTCCAGCtcagacgaggaggaggccgatgAAGACACCACCTCCGGCTCCATTCCAAGGGCGGTGCTCATGGCGCGCGCGTTTGTGATCGGGGGGTCGAGGGAAGCGAGCGGGGAGAACAGGTGAGAAACTATGCAGAGGCGCGCGTTGTGTCCTGTGCGCTTCTGCGAGTGGGTGGCTGGGAGGGCGGGTGGGTTCACCAGCAACGATAATGGCCGCCACGGTCAGCGTCTTGTCGATACCGTCTTGATATTGCGTTGTTTCTGAATGGCGGAGGCGTGGGCGCACGGAGACCAATATGAGCGtacgccaccgcctcgggATTGAGCTGGCCTCTGCTCTCCGGCAGTcgccctttttcttctctgttttcttttgcgATCTATGAACGTCACCGAAAGCGTGAAGGGGATGTCTGGTGCACACGTGGCGCGTCCTCTCCAATTAGTCCCCTCTGAGTGCCTTGTGATGGCGGGGAaagaagaaaggagagggtGCAGGTTTCTATGTCGCTCACGTGAGAGCAGACGACTGTGCAAGTCCAAACGACGCGcgacggcgagagagagaaaactGTGTGCGTAGTAGTGGGCAGATGAAACTTCAAAAACCCGTGTGCTCGCACAGCGGcgtgcacacaaacacgcaggagaaagaaagagcacCGATCAGCAGTGAACCACAGGCAGCAGGCACGGCtaggggaaggggaaggggactCGACAAACCCGATCGCTGGGAAGCAAAACGGCAACAACTAGAAAAAGGCGTggcgaaaacaaaacgaaaaacggcgaaggagcggcgccacagagagagaaagagagaagacacaGATCATACACGCATaaacaaaaacaaacaacaacagggaaaaaaggaaaacagcggcgcacgcacggcgtTGAGGAAGAATATGTGGTAGTCCGTTGCAGAGGCGAGACGccggggagagagaagaacaGAAAGGTATATATGCGTGCttggatgtgtgtgtgaggtgagggggagggggactgAGCGTCGCGGGAGCTATTTGAACAGGGCACACACCACAGGAGAGCAGCCAGGGCACGGGAAGGGCAGGAGTGAGGCTGCGGTTGACACGGGCGGCAGCCAGGGTCTCTAGGAGGAAGAAGTAAAAGGAAGGTGCGAGTCTGATAGAGGGCCAAGTGAATAACGGAGCGGTAGTTCGGTACGCGGTTTCACGGTCAGGAAGCAGAGGGTATGCAAAATAAGAGCCAAGCCGCACTGACAAGCAAACGAAATTACGCTGCGCCGGGAGTATGAGGAAGGCGGTGAGGGGCCGTCCAAGCGCCTCCCCGTCTGCACGGTGACAATCagaagcaaacaaaaagctGATGCTCAGTGCcaacaccgcagcagcagaaaaggTACAGAGACGCGACCACGAGTTGCTGCTCTTCACTTCGGGAAGAGGACTGtcaaggggaggggagagagaaaagaggaggctCGGGGTTATCGTCCCCGGATGAGAAAAGCCACATAGAGGTGGGCGATACGAATTCGCAATTTAACGCCGTTCCGCGTTGACGAGCAAGCACacgagcaggaggagggcaggggagggggcgagtcAAAGGCGCGCGATCAGCGCACGAGGAATGGagtcgaaaaaaaaaaaaaggaattGGAGGAAAGTAGAATGGGAGGCGGTGGTAGATGCATCGGTTCCGCGCGATAGAGAACGGAAGCAGCCGGTGGCGTTACCCTCTTGCGTTTCTTCGCACCTCCAGTGAGCACAGAACTACCTCTGCTCGTAGCGAGCAAGCGGATAGCTGGCGAAACCCTCTTTCTTTTATGTCGTCTGCCAAGAGCGCTGTGCAGCAAAGACGAACGAGAAGCATAGGAAGCAGTCCGCCCATGAAAGATGCGCTGCAACTCGCCACGTCTTGCTCCGCTTGATTTCAGCTTGTCACGGAAGCTACTGTAGTTTTAGGCCcatccgtgtgtgtgtgcgtttcgctattttgttgttgttgcctcACGCACTCACACGAGCGTGAGGGCCTAGGTTGTGGGTGTGCACTaaagcacaagcacgcgtAGAACAATCCTCGAGCCGGCGGCGTATACCGTACAGTGAAACGCTTAATCATCAACCCAACGCCCCAgacaccaaaaaaaaacacaaacaACGAAGCGCTCCGCaaagaagcgcgcgcgccaccaTCATACGCTCTTTGTTCGCCAACGCAGACAGACATGAACGTGCGTTGAGAGAACACATCTTCAACCGCATATGCGCGACTGAGCACCCTCGAGGCACACACGGAATGAGCGAGAGGGCgagcggaaaaaaaaacgcggaAAAAGGAACATGAACTAGCGCATTCAACCACGCGCCAGCAAAGACATCAACGTGCGTCAGGAGTGGACTGGCAGGGGCAAAACAGTGCGTGTACACACGCTCCCAACACACACCGGTGCATACGCAATTAAGCATTCTGGAACGGCAAGTGGGTTGTTAAAGTGGCAACAAAACCACCAAAGGCGGCATGCttcacaaaaaaaaaaagatgggGAGATATAGACAGAGAGCGCGAGGCGGGGGAGCAGCGTGCggagcagaggaggcgagcagcAAGATGGTGTGGATTCAAGTAGACAACATTACAAAAGCGGCACCCGCTATGCGTGTGCCTTCATGCGCTTCCGCAgcttctgcgcctcctgccgcAGACGATTATCGGACTTCGTCCCCTTGCACTCCTTACATTTCCAACCGTGTAAGCGGTGAATCATGCCGGGAACGTTGAACCGAccgcacaccacacacaaCCTCGGCATTGTCGCTCCGTTTGACGTGGAGCGGCCTTCGCTACTGGATCTGGAGTGGAAGCTACTTGTTGTTGCCGTGCCAAAGCTGCCGTGCAGATCAGATGGCGGCGGGATATTGAAGGTGCTCTccgccagcggcaccagAAACTCGATCGGGATGGACATAAAGAGGGGATAACGGTAGCCGGCGGGGGAGAGGTTGGTGGGGCAGAACTGAACCATTACAAGGTTCTCGCCAGTGTAGCGTACCGCGATGCCCTCGAGCTTGCCAGCGCACACCTGCTCCATCGCCTCGCACCAGTAGCTGTCCGTGAGGTGCTTGCGCAGAGAGGCGCTCGACGCAAGAATGAGATAGGACTCGCCGGGggtggcgaaggcgaagTTCCTCGCCGGCTGCTTCTCGATTCGGAACGACATTTTCTTGTTGGGGACAGCGATGACGGAATGAGCCTATGCTGAATTGCGCTGGaatgaggaggagaggggttCTGTGGGCGAAAGATTGCGTCAGTGCACGCAGCGCGAGCACGAATCAGACAAAAGTGTATGTGCGGGTGCGTATACGCGTTGAAAGAAACGAGCGAAGGAGATGTAGAACCAAAACAGGGCGGAAGAAAtacaagaagaaaaaaaaacagaagaggGAGTAgggtgagagggagagggagagggagagggagagggagggagaaggggggctACTGTGTCGTGTACGCGCTTGTGAGAGTCTCTTCTCGTGTTGTtgctcacacacgcacacacaacagcaacgacgaGATAGAGATGCTGCTCGGtttcgcacgcacgcacgcacacgcgaagTAAAGTGAGTGAGCTGTGAAGAggcaaaacaaaacacaaCAACAGAAGAACGGCAGCAGTGCCTGagaggcggccgcggtgcggTGCAAAagccgcaaaaaaaaaatcgagAAGAAaggcgcggaggaggtgcgcagAATAGAGGTTTGTGCCACCCTGATTTGCTTTTTCTTGTTGTTTTgcgatgtgtgtgcgtatgcgtgcttGCCTCTCGTgcgcgcttttttttcttctgttctTTTTTTATCTACCTTACCGCTCTGGTAGCTCTGGCGCACGCGGACGAGGGAAGCACAAcggcgggcggggggggcACCAATAGAAACAAAGACGAAGCTCAGTGCGGCGCTGAAGAAACTCCCTGGTGGTGGCAtcgccgcgcacacacacacacacacagaggggggagagataCAGAGAGACGATAGGAGACAGGCAgtggaggaagggagaggcgtgcgcgccagcgaAGGCGCGTTGGACACAGAGGGATAGAGAGACAGACGCATGTGGAACGGTCGGGCACGCAgactcctcctcgcct contains:
- a CDS encoding putative dolichyl-P-Man:GDP-Man1GlcNAc2-PP-dolichyl alpha-1,3-mannosyltransferase: MELMLLGFLYAFGAACVVNYLIMFVRIRTTEMYVQRRKRVVDAYEKLYGPLGNGAVEEREGEDRAPETDASADLLSKEPLRVAFLHPDLGIGGAERLIIDAAVGLQKRQSIRLVELIIVTNHHDRSRAFEETTDGTVRIVVRGSALPASIFGRARVLCATIRMGFAAFATCWSFPNTDCFVVDQVAAAMPVLHFFAGRTPILFYSHFPDQLCDPNRNPDRTFKSAGSGLAPWHETYRGFFDQVEASSMKFATNIVCNSKFSRQVCIDTFPTLADKIHEATDIFYPPVEMKVREVTEDALSQSAALRELKQAVSGAVTFVSINRYERKKNIELAIEAFALLLSTGEFKGAEGKKPLMLIIAGGYDPRLAENVQYADELAALATTKLRIPASQVRYLKNISDDEKAVLLSEMRALVYTPSREHFGIVPVEAMAYSKPVVAIADGGPCESVGSVELEDPSKCGGLLSSPEPAAFAEKMARFARDPVYAAKVGAQGRARVLEKFSMEAFSMQLVTRLVRLRSEADKKLLAEGIELAKKEAASKAGKSSQKAKSD
- a CDS encoding DNAj-like protein, which encodes MSTALGMEPEVVSSSASSSSELEEPTVDPRDVGTDAGNRSPELSLNTATASASGLAWPNNLNVNKISGVRAGATDKLQGGTSAHRGVNGATARFTDPKDENGFTVFSRRPTGAGAAATGLSQQQTSPTSTLAPNVSNGSGVSSGHALRSSANASGATANDERPGVMEFAKNLSERHLRCALCAKVVVDVVLIGAHASVACRRCALALPGTHITELPRPLREVLRALKAAAGLPEPNDDFVGDRRILRAKRPFPVSATQPNGTEPTVKEETAAVASPGSPAPAAATSTAAMQAVLAELTDAEMAERHQIGSAEASSRAEITTRRSVAIAARAAPAAAAGKPNGVSSRQYKLEADRKYENAEYVAALELYTKAIKLQPMDHQSNVKFLYGNRSAAHYMAQRYNECIEDCLEVVRLDPGSVKMLSRAARSACTMGNLKRAVEIMESTPKDRLTSDMEAELARYKSGLEAYRHAERCFGTPEGDEQYRMLVAQFSDTVPFRVRSAESLREQRHYMRAVEVLEALSYSTRTPAACRIMSECLYLSGFEYFERARKCIVDAAQLDDACNELLKKIDAVDDGKQKGNSNFNKKNYGPAAEYYTVAIQAAADNDQVLRVLYCNRAAAYKELGRYREGVEDCTKTLQIDKEFYKAYARRARCHEHLGDHFAAVRDFKKAIEYDGTDRELARELRAAEQNLAKEAEKERDFYFQLGVSRTATEREIKLKYRELSLRWHPDKCIGLDEVERERAEHKFKIISEAYATLVDAVKRREYDAKQDRERFTRAGGFNFSSTYSGGSANDYYRGRHRAGGNGFW